From the genome of Gracilinanus agilis isolate LMUSP501 chromosome 2, AgileGrace, whole genome shotgun sequence, one region includes:
- the VCPKMT gene encoding protein-lysine methyltransferase METTL21D: MAEDGLCSFVRPLEKRDGTVLRLQQYGSGSVGCVVWDAAIVLAKYLETQHFSGGAAPGTQALHQRSVLELGAGTGAVGLMAATLGADVIVTDLEELQDLLKLNIKMNEHLITGSVQAKVLKWGEEKKDYLPPPDFILMADCIYYEESLEPLLKTLKDFSGPKTCIICCYEQRTMGKNPEIEKKYFELLQLDFDLEKIPLEKHDEEYRSEDIHILYIRKKNEKLQL; encoded by the exons ATGGCGGAAGATGGGCTATGCAGCTTTGTGCGGCCACTAGAGAAGCGGGATGGCACAGTGCTGCGACTCCAACAGTACGGCTCAGGCAGCGTAGGCTGTGTGGTGTGGGACGCCGCCATCGTCCTGGCCAAGTACCTGGAGACGCAGCACTTTTCGGGCGGTGCTGCACCCGGGACACAGGCTCTGCACCAGAGATCCGTCCTGGAGCTGGGAGCTGGCACCGGCGCTGTAGGGCTTATGGCGGCCACCCTTGG GGCAGATGTTATAGTCACAGATCTGGAGGAACTGCAGGACTTGTTGaagttaaatattaaaatgaacgAGCATCTCATCACTGGTTCTGTCCAAGCCAAGGTACTGAAATG gggtgaagaaaaaaaagattatctccCTCCACCTGATTTCATATTGATGGCTGACTGTATATACTATGAAGAG tCTTTGGAGCCATTGTTAAAGACTTTAAAGGATTTCAGTGGGCCTAAGACCTGCATCATATGTTGTTATGAACAACGAACTATGGGGAAAAAtccagaaatagagaaaaagtattTCGAG CTCCTCCAGTTGGATTTTGACTTGGAAAAGATTCCTTTGGAGAAACATGATGAAGAATATCGGAGTGAagatattcatattttatatatcaggaaaaaaaatg AGAAATTACAGCTTTGa